The Methanomethylovorans hollandica DSM 15978 genome includes a region encoding these proteins:
- a CDS encoding type IV pilin, with protein MCKANQFLEGEEAVSPVIGVILMVAITVILAAVIAAFVFGMGPPEQAPQASIRGSAENIGVNTVLKLEHQGGDNFYLTSANTRVIVDGVAVEASDLPEAFEYSAGNTVYLFNESTGGLTLGVKTNVTAATISKVANQGATVNVKIIDVASQQMIADLSVRF; from the coding sequence ATGTGCAAAGCAAACCAATTCCTCGAGGGAGAGGAGGCAGTATCCCCGGTCATCGGTGTAATCCTGATGGTCGCAATTACTGTCATCCTTGCAGCAGTCATTGCTGCGTTCGTGTTCGGCATGGGACCACCAGAACAGGCACCACAGGCCAGTATTAGAGGGAGTGCTGAAAATATCGGCGTAAATACCGTACTGAAGCTTGAACACCAAGGCGGAGACAACTTTTACCTTACTTCAGCTAACACCAGAGTAATTGTAGATGGTGTAGCGGTCGAAGCATCCGATTTACCAGAAGCCTTTGAATATTCAGCAGGCAACACTGTATATCTATTCAATGAAAGTACAGGTGGACTTACACTTGGTGTTAAAACCAATGTAACAGCTGCTACAATTAGTAAAGTTGCAAACCAAGGTGCTACCGTCAACGTCAAGATAATTGATGTTGCCAGCCAGCAGATGATTGCCGACCTGTCAGTAAGGTTCTAA
- a CDS encoding DUF5371 domain-containing protein, whose translation MVKIVHAQTVLTEEELAALKKKCNEPSTKEALSIAVQHYLECEYTDLGDKMWTKKLERVVQKKKSQNM comes from the coding sequence ATGGTGAAAATCGTACATGCTCAGACCGTGCTGACAGAAGAAGAACTTGCAGCTCTCAAGAAGAAATGTAACGAGCCTTCTACAAAGGAGGCTCTCAGCATCGCTGTGCAGCACTATCTGGAGTGTGAATACACGGACCTCGGAGATAAAATGTGGACGAAGAAATTAGAGAGGGTCGTCCAGAAGAAAAAATCTCAAAACATGTAA
- a CDS encoding ACT domain-containing protein produces MSSSRFVITVIGIDRVGIVAGITAVMAQHKVNIVDISQTIMQNLFTMIMLAEIQEENFDLFAFQNSMAEEGQRLGVEVKVQHEDAFTCMHRI; encoded by the coding sequence ATGAGCTCAAGCCGTTTTGTTATTACCGTTATAGGTATCGATAGAGTAGGAATAGTAGCTGGCATTACTGCGGTAATGGCCCAGCATAAAGTGAACATAGTGGATATCAGCCAGACCATCATGCAGAATCTCTTTACAATGATCATGCTGGCAGAGATCCAGGAAGAGAACTTCGACTTGTTCGCCTTCCAGAACAGCATGGCAGAAGAAGGCCAAAGGCTGGGTGTGGAGGTCAAAGTACAGCATGAAGATGCCTTCACCTGCATGCACAGGATCTGA